In a genomic window of Bradyrhizobium sp. LLZ17:
- a CDS encoding amino acid ABC transporter substrate-binding protein, translating into MKHFRSIGLALAATFAVSQAGAEELTGTLKNIKDTGAITLGFRDSSIPFSYLDDNQKPVGFAMDICYKIVDAVKKELKLDKLEVKLNPVTSATRIPLMANGTIDLECGSTTNNAERQKQVAFTNTHYLTASRYVFKKSSGLKSIDDLKGKSVVSTAGTTNIKQLTEANVAKSLGANIIPAKDHAEAFLMVETDRAVAFVMDDILLASLVAGSKTPSDYVISKDAFSKPEPYGIMLRKDDAPFKKVVDAATAALYTSGEGEKIYDKWFTQKIPPKGLNLNTPISPELKHEFAKPTDSPNPDDYK; encoded by the coding sequence GTGAAACATTTCCGTAGCATCGGGCTCGCGCTCGCCGCGACCTTTGCCGTCAGCCAGGCCGGCGCCGAGGAGCTCACCGGCACGCTGAAGAACATCAAGGACACCGGCGCCATCACGCTCGGCTTCCGCGATTCGTCGATCCCGTTCTCCTATCTCGACGACAACCAGAAGCCCGTCGGGTTCGCGATGGACATCTGCTACAAGATCGTCGACGCCGTGAAGAAAGAGCTCAAGCTCGACAAGCTCGAGGTCAAGCTCAACCCGGTGACCTCGGCGACGCGTATCCCGCTGATGGCGAATGGCACGATCGATCTCGAGTGCGGCTCGACCACCAACAATGCCGAGCGCCAGAAGCAGGTCGCCTTCACCAACACGCACTACCTGACCGCGAGCCGCTACGTCTTCAAGAAGTCGAGCGGCCTCAAGTCGATCGACGATCTCAAGGGCAAGTCGGTGGTCTCCACCGCCGGCACCACCAACATCAAGCAGCTCACCGAGGCTAACGTTGCCAAGAGCCTGGGTGCCAACATCATCCCGGCCAAGGACCACGCCGAAGCCTTCCTGATGGTCGAGACCGACCGCGCGGTCGCCTTCGTGATGGACGACATCCTGCTCGCCAGCCTCGTCGCGGGCTCGAAGACGCCGTCCGACTACGTCATCTCCAAGGATGCGTTCTCCAAGCCCGAGCCTTACGGCATCATGCTGCGCAAGGACGACGCACCATTCAAGAAGGTGGTCGATGCGGCAACCGCCGCGCTCTACACCTCCGGCGAAGGCGAGAAGATCTACGACAAATGGTTCACCCAGAAGATCCCGCCGAAGGGCCTGAACCTCAACACCCCGATCTCGCCCGAGCTGAAGCACGAGTTCGCCAAGCCCACGGACTCGCCGAACCCGGACGACTACAAGTAA
- a CDS encoding TfoX/Sxy family protein, with protein MAYDEGTAARVRKLLAGQGQVAEKKMMGGLCFMVDNVMCCTISGRGGMLFRVGPQAHARMLKEPHASPMEMRGRIMTGFVRVSDEGTRTDAGLKIWVKRALDFVATMPANPPAKKAAPRRAASAYAKAKAPPRGQARMGPRR; from the coding sequence ATGGCCTATGACGAAGGCACCGCCGCACGGGTTCGCAAGTTGCTGGCGGGACAAGGCCAGGTCGCGGAAAAGAAGATGATGGGCGGGCTTTGTTTCATGGTGGACAACGTCATGTGCTGCACCATCAGCGGCCGCGGCGGCATGCTGTTTCGCGTCGGCCCGCAGGCGCATGCGCGAATGCTGAAGGAGCCACATGCGAGTCCGATGGAAATGCGCGGGCGCATCATGACCGGCTTCGTGCGGGTCTCTGACGAAGGCACGCGAACCGATGCCGGGCTCAAGATCTGGGTGAAGCGCGCGCTCGATTTCGTGGCGACGATGCCGGCCAATCCGCCGGCGAAGAAAGCTGCGCCGCGCAGGGCGGCATCGGCCTACGCGAAGGCTAAAGCGCCTCCTCGCGGCCAAGCTCGAATGGGTCCTCGCCGGTAG
- a CDS encoding alkene reductase, producing the protein MKFEALFQPLQVGPYKLAHRVAMAPLTRMRAERDSFAPRPLNADYYGQRATPGGLIIAEASPVLSHGRGNPATPGIYSEAQISGWREVVDAVHAKDGIIFLQLWHVGRVSHSSFHGGALPVSASAIAIKAEGMKAMTADGKIADYETPRALETDEVKDIVEAFRQGAKNALAAGFDGVEIHGANGYLLEQFLQSRSNRRTDQYGGGIENRARLLLEVTQAAIDVWGLGRVGVRLSPHGIANASGEADPMPLYTHVVKALDELGLAYLHFIEPRSSGSGRAEVNWQNVPSAMLLFRPLYSGVLMTAGGFTGQTANAAIGEGHADIIAFGRIFISNPDLPRRLEHDYPITPYNRATFYGGEDKGYTDYPAYDELTPA; encoded by the coding sequence ATGAAATTCGAGGCGTTGTTTCAACCGTTGCAGGTCGGTCCGTACAAGCTTGCACATCGCGTGGCGATGGCGCCGCTGACGCGCATGCGGGCCGAGCGCGACAGCTTCGCGCCGCGTCCGCTCAACGCCGATTATTACGGCCAGCGTGCGACGCCGGGTGGTTTGATCATCGCCGAAGCCTCGCCGGTGCTCTCGCACGGCCGCGGCAATCCGGCGACGCCCGGCATCTATTCGGAGGCGCAAATATCCGGCTGGCGCGAGGTGGTCGATGCCGTCCATGCCAAGGACGGCATCATCTTCCTCCAGCTCTGGCATGTCGGCCGCGTCTCGCATTCATCCTTCCATGGTGGCGCGCTGCCGGTGTCGGCTTCGGCAATCGCGATCAAGGCCGAAGGCATGAAGGCGATGACCGCCGACGGCAAGATCGCCGACTACGAGACGCCGCGCGCGCTGGAGACGGACGAGGTCAAGGACATCGTCGAGGCCTTCCGGCAGGGCGCGAAGAACGCGCTCGCCGCCGGCTTCGACGGTGTCGAGATCCACGGTGCCAACGGCTATCTGCTCGAGCAGTTCTTGCAATCGCGCAGCAACCGGCGGACCGATCAATATGGCGGCGGAATCGAGAACCGCGCGCGGCTCCTGCTGGAGGTGACGCAAGCCGCAATCGACGTCTGGGGCCTGGGTCGCGTCGGCGTGCGGCTGTCGCCTCACGGCATCGCCAATGCTTCCGGCGAGGCCGATCCGATGCCGCTCTACACCCACGTGGTGAAGGCGCTCGACGAACTCGGTCTGGCCTATTTGCATTTCATCGAGCCGCGTTCCAGCGGCTCCGGCCGAGCCGAGGTCAACTGGCAGAATGTGCCCTCCGCGATGCTGTTGTTCCGCCCGCTCTACAGCGGCGTGCTGATGACCGCCGGCGGCTTCACCGGCCAGACCGCCAATGCGGCGATCGGCGAGGGGCACGCCGACATCATCGCCTTCGGCCGCATCTTCATCTCCAATCCGGATTTGCCGCGCCGTCTGGAGCACGACTACCCGATCACGCCGTACAACCGCGCGACGTTTTACGGCGGCGAGGACAAGGGATATACGGACTATCCGGCCTATGACGAGCTGACGCCGGCGTAA
- a CDS encoding SDR family NAD(P)-dependent oxidoreductase, with the protein MPHPVIAKDNVAVITGGASGIGFAAAMAFARAGMKVCIADVDHARLQEAATRLSSASGAANVMTSVVDVSRAETVAELERAVGARFGGTDILMNNAGIQPGSTVFGEPDNWQRVIDVNMWGVINGSRIFAPGMIARGKAGLIINTGSKQGITTPPGDPAYNVSKAGVKAFTDALQHELRNTKNCHITAHLLIPGFVFTGLTAKGRTEKPAAAWTAEQTVEFMIARLDAGDFYILCPDNDVPRALDEKRMLWAAGDIVENRPPLSRWHPDYADAFAKFVKGS; encoded by the coding sequence ATGCCACATCCCGTCATCGCCAAGGATAATGTCGCCGTGATCACGGGTGGTGCGTCGGGCATCGGATTTGCCGCCGCCATGGCCTTTGCGCGCGCCGGGATGAAGGTGTGCATCGCCGATGTCGATCATGCGAGGCTGCAAGAGGCAGCAACAAGATTGTCGTCGGCTTCGGGTGCCGCGAATGTGATGACATCCGTTGTCGATGTCAGCCGGGCCGAGACCGTCGCGGAACTCGAACGCGCGGTCGGCGCGCGTTTCGGCGGCACCGACATTCTCATGAACAACGCCGGCATCCAGCCGGGCAGCACGGTGTTCGGCGAGCCCGACAATTGGCAGCGCGTCATCGACGTCAACATGTGGGGCGTCATCAACGGCTCGCGCATCTTCGCGCCCGGCATGATCGCGCGCGGCAAGGCCGGCCTGATCATCAACACCGGCTCGAAGCAGGGCATCACAACACCGCCCGGCGACCCCGCCTACAACGTGTCGAAGGCCGGCGTGAAGGCGTTCACGGATGCGCTCCAGCACGAGCTGCGCAATACCAAGAATTGCCACATCACTGCGCATCTGCTGATCCCCGGCTTCGTCTTCACCGGGCTCACCGCCAAGGGCCGCACCGAGAAGCCGGCCGCAGCCTGGACGGCGGAACAGACGGTCGAGTTCATGATCGCGCGGCTCGACGCCGGCGATTTCTACATCCTGTGCCCGGACAACGACGTGCCGCGCGCGCTCGACGAGAAGCGTATGCTATGGGCCGCCGGCGACATCGTCGAGAATCGCCCGCCGCTGTCGCGCTGGCATCCGGACTATGCGGATGCATTCGCGAAATTCGTGAAGGGGAGTTAG
- a CDS encoding aldehyde dehydrogenase family protein, which yields MAVSQAIPITRHPFANGSYKQMLIDGKWVDAASGKRFETHNPATGELLATVAEGDKEDIDRAVAAARRTFEGPWSKVKPFERQNLLLKLADLVQKNFDELSQLDTLDMGAPLSRTRAYRLRAVGMLRYYAGQTTAIHGETVENSLPGEIFSYTLKEPVGVVGAIIPWNGPLTATIWKIGPAIATGCTVVLKPAEEAPLTSLRIAELAMEAGVPPGVINVVPGYGETAGAALASHHDVDKVAFTGSHVTGQSIIRASAGNLKRVSLELGGKSPDIVFADADLDAAVPGAAMAVFANSGQICSAGTRLFVEESIYEEFVGRVAEFGKKLQVGNGLDPNTQIGPLVSEQQLERVTSYLDIGQKEGAKALAGGGRVTEGALSKGFFVSPTVFAGVQDNMRIAQEEIFGPVISAIAFKDMDELIKRANATTFGLGSGLWTRDVSKAHAVAKRLRAGSVWVNCYQAMDPAMPFGGYKMSGYGRESGKQHVEEYLNVKAVWIKTA from the coding sequence ATGGCTGTGTCGCAAGCTATTCCGATCACGCGCCATCCGTTCGCCAACGGGTCCTACAAGCAGATGTTGATCGACGGCAAGTGGGTCGATGCTGCCTCAGGCAAGCGCTTCGAGACCCACAACCCCGCCACCGGCGAGCTGCTCGCAACCGTTGCCGAGGGTGACAAGGAAGACATCGACCGCGCGGTCGCAGCCGCCCGTCGTACGTTCGAAGGGCCCTGGAGCAAGGTCAAACCGTTCGAGCGGCAGAACCTGCTTCTGAAGCTCGCCGACCTCGTCCAGAAGAATTTTGACGAATTGTCGCAGCTCGACACCCTCGACATGGGCGCACCGCTCAGCCGCACCCGCGCCTATCGCCTGCGCGCCGTGGGCATGCTGCGCTATTATGCCGGCCAGACCACTGCCATTCATGGCGAGACCGTCGAGAACTCGCTGCCCGGCGAAATATTCTCCTACACGCTGAAGGAGCCGGTCGGCGTCGTCGGCGCCATCATTCCGTGGAACGGCCCGCTGACCGCGACGATCTGGAAGATCGGCCCTGCGATCGCGACCGGCTGCACTGTCGTGCTGAAGCCCGCCGAGGAAGCGCCGCTGACATCGCTGCGCATCGCCGAACTCGCAATGGAAGCGGGCGTGCCGCCCGGCGTCATCAATGTCGTGCCGGGCTATGGCGAGACCGCCGGTGCGGCGCTCGCCTCGCATCACGATGTCGACAAGGTCGCCTTCACCGGCTCGCATGTCACGGGCCAGTCGATCATCCGCGCCTCGGCCGGTAACCTTAAGCGTGTTTCGCTCGAGCTCGGCGGCAAGTCGCCGGACATCGTGTTCGCGGATGCCGATCTCGATGCGGCCGTGCCCGGTGCGGCGATGGCGGTGTTCGCCAATTCGGGCCAGATCTGCAGCGCCGGCACGCGCCTGTTCGTCGAGGAGTCGATCTACGAGGAGTTCGTCGGCCGCGTCGCCGAATTCGGCAAGAAGCTGCAAGTCGGCAACGGGCTCGATCCCAATACCCAGATCGGACCGCTGGTCTCCGAGCAGCAGCTCGAACGTGTCACCAGCTATCTCGATATCGGCCAGAAGGAAGGCGCCAAGGCGCTTGCCGGCGGCGGCCGCGTCACCGAAGGCGCGCTGTCCAAGGGCTTCTTCGTCTCGCCGACCGTGTTCGCGGGCGTCCAGGACAATATGCGGATCGCCCAGGAAGAGATCTTCGGTCCCGTCATTTCCGCGATCGCCTTCAAGGACATGGACGAACTGATCAAACGCGCCAACGCCACGACGTTCGGCCTCGGCTCGGGCCTGTGGACGCGCGACGTCAGCAAGGCGCATGCGGTCGCGAAACGCTTGCGCGCCGGATCGGTGTGGGTCAACTGCTACCAGGCGATGGACCCGGCGATGCCCTTCGGCGGCTACAAGATGAGCGGCTACGGCCGCGAATCCGGCAAGCAGCATGTCGAGGAATATCTCAACGTGAAGGCCGTCTGGATCAAGACAGCGTAA
- a CDS encoding LLM class flavin-dependent oxidoreductase, translated as MAKQIRLNAFAMNCVAHQSPGLWTHPRDRTAEYNRLPYWIDLARTLERGRFDGLFLADVLGVYDVYGNSPDAALRNAAQTPSNEPLLLLSAMAAVTQNLGFGVTSNLSFEPPYPFARRMSTLDHLTEGRIGWNVVTGYLDSAARGAGKEKQTGHDDRYDIADEYMEVVYKLWEGSWEDGAVLRDRKRGIFTDPTKVHRVNHEGANYRINNTIHLSEPSPQRTPVLYQAGTSPRGRQFAARHAECVFMSGPSAKVIAPRVSAVRQEAAALGRNPAEILMFSMMTIILGRTEAEAKEKYADYRRHISPEGALALMSGWTGVDFSGYDLDQQVRHVQNDAGRSAMDNVTRADPDRIWTVRDVIEHVGVGGAGPVVVGTPETAADKIEDWFEKTDVDGLNVAFAISPGDFEDIADMLVPELTRRGRYKPEYAKGTLREKLFGAGRARLDAPHPAAEYRVGKTG; from the coding sequence ATGGCCAAACAGATCAGGCTCAACGCATTTGCGATGAATTGCGTCGCGCATCAATCACCGGGGTTATGGACCCATCCGCGTGACCGCACCGCCGAATACAACCGCCTGCCCTACTGGATCGATCTCGCCAGGACGCTGGAGCGTGGGCGCTTCGACGGGCTGTTCCTGGCCGACGTGCTCGGCGTCTACGACGTCTATGGCAACAGCCCTGACGCAGCCTTGCGCAATGCAGCACAGACGCCGTCGAACGAGCCGCTGCTGCTGCTCTCCGCCATGGCGGCGGTGACGCAAAATCTCGGCTTTGGCGTCACCAGCAATCTCTCCTTCGAGCCGCCCTATCCGTTCGCGCGGCGGATGTCGACTCTCGACCATCTGACCGAGGGACGGATCGGCTGGAACGTCGTCACCGGCTATCTCGACAGCGCCGCCCGCGGCGCCGGCAAGGAGAAGCAGACCGGGCATGACGACCGCTACGACATCGCCGACGAATATATGGAGGTGGTCTACAAGCTCTGGGAAGGAAGCTGGGAGGACGGCGCCGTGCTGCGTGACCGCAAGCGCGGCATCTTCACGGATCCCACAAAAGTTCATCGCGTCAATCATGAAGGTGCGAACTACCGCATCAACAACACCATTCACCTCAGCGAGCCGTCGCCGCAGCGCACGCCGGTGCTGTACCAGGCCGGCACCTCGCCGCGCGGCCGGCAATTCGCGGCGCGCCACGCCGAATGCGTGTTCATGTCAGGACCATCGGCCAAGGTGATCGCGCCGCGCGTCTCCGCGGTCCGTCAGGAGGCCGCAGCACTCGGCCGCAACCCGGCCGAGATCCTGATGTTCTCGATGATGACGATCATCCTCGGGCGGACGGAGGCGGAGGCGAAAGAGAAGTACGCCGACTATCGCCGCCATATCAGCCCCGAAGGCGCACTGGCGCTGATGTCGGGTTGGACCGGCGTCGACTTCTCCGGCTACGACCTCGACCAGCAGGTGCGCCACGTCCAGAACGACGCCGGCCGCAGCGCCATGGACAACGTCACCCGCGCCGATCCCGACCGCATCTGGACCGTGCGTGACGTGATCGAGCATGTCGGCGTCGGCGGCGCCGGCCCCGTCGTGGTCGGCACGCCGGAGACGGCCGCGGACAAGATCGAGGACTGGTTCGAGAAGACCGACGTCGACGGGCTCAACGTCGCGTTCGCGATTTCGCCCGGCGATTTCGAGGACATCGCCGACATGCTGGTGCCGGAGCTGACCAGGCGCGGGCGGTACAAGCCCGAATACGCCAAGGGCACGCTGCGGGAGAAGCTGTTCGGCGCGGGTCGTGCGCGGCTGGATGCGCCGCACCCGGCGGCGGAGTATCGGGTGGGAAAGACGGGATAG
- a CDS encoding M20 family metallopeptidase, which translates to MTRADAIARARDDFQSGAFLAELDRRVAYRTESQNPSRGAELRGYLEQEMVPAFAALDFTSRVVESPSGKAPFLFAEHHESASAPTVLIYGHGDVVDGMEGEWRDGRDPWRTTIAGTRLYGRGTADNKGQHSINMAALRAVREARGGKLGFNAKFIVEMGEEIGSPDLGKVCDLNREALKADLFMASDGPRLSADRPTLFLGCRGGVRIHLDVNLRDGGHHSGNWGGVLANPATILVNAISTLVDGHGRLQLEALKPPRLTNQIKSYLADVQVVPTEGEPALAENWGEEGLSAAERLYAWNTLEVLAMSSGNIEKPANAIPGHANAVLQLRFVVGTKVEGLIEAIRAHLAQKGFPMVEVRAAQSFAASRTDFDSPWIKWAADSVRQTTGKAPAVLPNFGGSLPNDVFSEILGLPTIWVPHSYPGCSQHAPNEHILLPLTEEALTVMAGLFWDLGELPHPLT; encoded by the coding sequence ATGACCAGAGCCGACGCCATCGCCCGCGCCCGTGACGATTTCCAGTCCGGCGCGTTCCTCGCCGAACTCGACCGTCGCGTGGCCTACCGGACCGAGAGCCAGAATCCGTCGCGCGGCGCCGAGCTGCGCGGCTATTTGGAACAGGAGATGGTGCCGGCGTTCGCCGCGCTCGATTTTACTAGCCGCGTGGTCGAATCCCCCAGCGGCAAGGCGCCATTCCTGTTCGCCGAGCATCATGAGAGTGCATCCGCGCCGACCGTGCTGATCTACGGCCATGGCGATGTCGTCGACGGCATGGAGGGCGAGTGGCGCGACGGCCGCGACCCCTGGCGCACGACGATTGCGGGGACTCGCCTCTATGGCCGCGGCACCGCCGACAACAAGGGGCAGCACAGCATCAACATGGCCGCGCTCCGCGCGGTGCGCGAGGCCCGCGGTGGCAAGCTCGGCTTCAATGCCAAATTCATCGTCGAGATGGGCGAAGAGATCGGCTCGCCCGATCTCGGCAAGGTCTGCGATCTCAATCGCGAGGCGCTCAAGGCGGATCTGTTCATGGCCTCTGATGGACCGCGTCTGTCCGCGGATCGTCCGACGCTGTTCCTCGGCTGCCGTGGTGGCGTCCGCATCCATCTCGACGTCAATCTGCGCGATGGCGGCCACCATTCCGGCAATTGGGGCGGCGTGCTCGCCAATCCCGCGACCATCCTTGTCAATGCGATCTCAACGCTGGTCGACGGCCACGGCCGCCTCCAGCTCGAGGCACTGAAGCCGCCGCGCCTCACCAACCAGATCAAGAGCTACCTTGCCGACGTGCAGGTGGTGCCGACCGAGGGCGAGCCCGCGCTCGCGGAGAACTGGGGTGAAGAGGGGTTGTCCGCGGCCGAGCGGCTCTACGCCTGGAACACGCTCGAAGTGCTGGCGATGTCATCGGGCAATATCGAGAAGCCGGCCAATGCCATTCCCGGCCACGCCAACGCCGTGCTGCAACTGCGTTTCGTGGTCGGCACCAAGGTCGAGGGTCTCATTGAGGCCATTCGCGCGCACCTCGCGCAGAAGGGCTTTCCGATGGTCGAGGTGCGGGCGGCGCAGAGCTTTGCCGCCTCGCGCACCGATTTCGACAGCCCCTGGATCAAATGGGCGGCGGATTCGGTGCGACAGACCACCGGCAAGGCGCCGGCGGTGCTGCCGAATTTCGGCGGTTCGCTGCCGAACGACGTGTTCTCCGAGATTTTGGGCCTGCCGACGATCTGGGTCCCGCACTCCTATCCCGGCTGTTCCCAGCATGCGCCCAATGAGCACATCCTGCTGCCTTTGACCGAAGAGGCACTGACCGTGATGGCCGGCCTGTTCTGGGATCTCGGAGAATTGCCGCACCCGTTAACCTGA
- a CDS encoding amino acid ABC transporter permease produces MNYHWNWGIFFQPNPMGTGTYLDMLLSGLVLTLKTGALAWIIALITGSFVGVMRTLPSKGANWFGFAYVEFFRNMPLLVQLFLWFFVLPELLPKTAGLWLKQLPNAPFWTAAIGIGFFMSARVAVQLQAGIGSLPRGQKMAATALGLTTVQTYRYILLPMAFRIILPPLTSEFLNTIKNTAVAITIGLLELTGQARSMQEFSFQVFEAFTAATILYLLVNAVVVTAMRFLERYVAIPGYITGK; encoded by the coding sequence GTGAACTACCACTGGAACTGGGGAATCTTCTTCCAGCCGAACCCGATGGGGACCGGCACCTATCTCGACATGCTGCTGTCGGGACTTGTGCTGACCCTCAAGACGGGAGCGCTCGCCTGGATCATCGCGCTGATCACCGGCTCGTTCGTCGGCGTAATGCGCACGCTGCCGTCGAAGGGGGCGAACTGGTTCGGCTTTGCCTATGTCGAATTCTTCCGCAACATGCCGCTGCTGGTGCAGCTCTTCCTGTGGTTCTTCGTTCTGCCGGAATTGCTGCCGAAAACCGCCGGACTCTGGTTGAAGCAACTGCCGAATGCGCCGTTCTGGACGGCGGCGATCGGCATCGGCTTCTTCATGTCGGCACGCGTCGCGGTGCAATTGCAAGCCGGCATTGGCTCGCTGCCGCGCGGGCAGAAGATGGCGGCGACTGCGCTCGGCCTGACGACAGTCCAAACCTACCGCTACATTCTGCTGCCGATGGCCTTCCGCATTATCCTGCCGCCGTTGACGTCCGAGTTCCTCAACACCATCAAGAATACGGCCGTTGCCATCACCATCGGCCTCTTGGAACTGACCGGACAGGCCCGCTCGATGCAGGAATTCTCGTTCCAGGTGTTCGAGGCCTTCACTGCCGCGACCATCCTCTATCTCCTCGTTAACGCCGTCGTCGTGACCGCGATGCGCTTCCTCGAGCGCTATGTCGCGATCCCCGGCTACATCACGGGGAAATAG
- a CDS encoding GFA family protein yields MAKAAVAAGIATGQCLCGKVTFEIDVPARWAWHDHSAASRRAHGAAYATYVGSWKKRFRIISGKAALTRYEDKATKTARSFCSHCGTPIAYERPRGPHMVNIPRALFNERTGRQPLYHIAIEELQEWAYTGELLVPLKGFPGVVWQRSKRKKRSTGEDPFELGREEAL; encoded by the coding sequence ATGGCCAAAGCCGCAGTCGCCGCAGGGATCGCCACGGGCCAATGCCTCTGCGGCAAGGTCACGTTCGAGATCGACGTTCCCGCGCGCTGGGCCTGGCATGATCATTCCGCCGCCAGCCGGCGCGCCCATGGCGCGGCCTACGCGACCTATGTCGGCAGCTGGAAAAAGCGCTTTCGCATCATTTCGGGGAAAGCCGCGCTGACCCGCTACGAGGACAAGGCGACCAAGACCGCGCGCAGCTTCTGCTCTCATTGCGGCACCCCGATTGCGTACGAACGCCCGCGCGGGCCGCACATGGTCAACATCCCCCGCGCGCTGTTCAACGAGCGCACCGGTCGCCAGCCGCTCTATCACATCGCGATCGAAGAGCTCCAGGAATGGGCCTATACCGGCGAGCTGCTGGTGCCGCTGAAGGGCTTTCCCGGCGTGGTCTGGCAGCGCTCGAAAAGGAAGAAACGCTCTACCGGCGAGGACCCATTCGAGCTTGGCCGCGAGGAGGCGCTTTAG
- a CDS encoding thiamine pyrophosphate-binding protein, giving the protein MKNKIIGRSAFLALLKDEGITHLFGNPGTTELPIMHALKDHPDLTYVMAMQESLVVAIADGYSRASGKLVACNVHVAPGLGNAMGSLYNAQFTGTPMILTAGQQEQGHGLMEPVLYGPLVRMAEPLVKWAVEVTRLEDLPRIVRRAAKVAMTPPTGPVFISLPGDILNSEAGIDLGRSTRIDARTRPSDEALKAFAARLLKAERPVIVTMDEVVKSDALEEAAELAELLGAAAYQSSTPYGSHFLSESPSFVGTLARVQKVARDTLATYDLLIALGGDPLRMSVHSEVDALPDDLGIVQVGLADWEIAKNYGVEIALKADLKETLRALIPVLKQMGGTALASRAKQRLAELAPKNWSARRAALVEQIGKSAGRAPIDPDWLVLQMVEAMPDNAILVDEGLTSSRQVTALRPHRDRYGYHGLASGGIGWGLPASVGASIANPQRPVVCFSGDGSAMYSIQSLWTAAHHKLPLNVVIANNGGYRIIKQRLLAFHGDDNYVGMDFVDPPVDFAGIAKALGCEAIKVSDPRELKATLSSAFNRPGTKLIEVMVDGKV; this is encoded by the coding sequence ATGAAGAACAAGATCATCGGCCGCTCCGCCTTTCTCGCGCTGCTCAAGGACGAAGGCATCACGCATTTGTTCGGCAATCCCGGCACGACCGAGCTGCCGATCATGCATGCGCTGAAGGACCACCCTGACCTCACCTATGTGATGGCGATGCAGGAGAGCCTGGTGGTCGCGATCGCGGACGGTTATAGCCGCGCCTCCGGCAAGCTCGTCGCCTGCAACGTGCATGTCGCGCCCGGCCTCGGCAACGCGATGGGCTCGCTGTACAACGCCCAGTTCACGGGCACGCCGATGATCTTGACCGCGGGCCAGCAGGAGCAGGGCCACGGTCTGATGGAGCCGGTGCTTTATGGCCCGCTGGTGCGTATGGCCGAGCCGCTGGTGAAATGGGCGGTCGAGGTGACGCGGCTGGAGGATCTGCCGCGCATCGTGCGCCGCGCCGCCAAGGTCGCGATGACGCCGCCGACCGGGCCGGTGTTCATCTCGCTGCCCGGCGACATCCTGAACAGCGAGGCCGGCATCGATCTCGGCCGCTCCACGCGGATCGATGCCCGGACAAGGCCGTCGGACGAGGCGCTGAAGGCTTTTGCCGCGCGTCTGCTGAAGGCCGAGCGTCCGGTGATCGTCACCATGGACGAGGTGGTGAAAAGCGATGCGCTCGAGGAGGCCGCCGAGCTTGCCGAACTGCTGGGCGCTGCCGCCTATCAATCCTCGACGCCCTATGGTTCGCATTTCCTCTCCGAGAGCCCGAGCTTCGTCGGCACGTTGGCGCGGGTGCAGAAGGTCGCGCGCGATACGCTCGCGACCTACGATCTCCTGATCGCACTCGGCGGCGATCCGTTGCGGATGTCGGTCCATAGCGAGGTCGACGCGCTGCCGGATGACCTCGGCATCGTCCAGGTCGGCCTAGCCGATTGGGAGATCGCCAAGAACTATGGCGTCGAGATCGCGCTCAAGGCAGATCTGAAGGAGACCCTGCGCGCGCTGATCCCCGTGCTGAAGCAGATGGGCGGCACGGCACTGGCGAGCCGCGCCAAGCAGCGCCTCGCCGAGCTCGCGCCGAAGAACTGGAGCGCGCGCCGCGCCGCGCTAGTCGAGCAGATCGGCAAGAGCGCCGGTCGGGCGCCGATCGATCCCGACTGGCTGGTGCTGCAAATGGTCGAGGCGATGCCTGACAACGCCATTCTCGTCGACGAAGGCCTCACCTCCAGCCGCCAGGTCACGGCGCTGCGTCCGCACCGCGATCGCTATGGCTATCACGGGCTCGCCTCCGGTGGCATCGGCTGGGGCTTGCCGGCCTCGGTCGGCGCCAGCATCGCCAATCCGCAGCGCCCCGTCGTGTGCTTCTCTGGCGATGGCAGCGCGATGTATTCGATCCAGTCGCTATGGACCGCCGCGCATCACAAGCTGCCGCTCAACGTCGTCATCGCCAACAATGGCGGCTACCGCATCATCAAGCAGCGCCTGCTCGCGTTTCACGGCGACGATAATTATGTCGGCATGGATTTCGTCGATCCGCCGGTGGATTTCGCGGGAATCGCGAAGGCGCTGGGCTGCGAGGCGATCAAGGTCAGCGATCCCCGCGAGCTGAAGGCGACGCTGTCGTCGGCGTTCAACCGTCCCGGCACGAAGCTGATCGAAGTGATGGTGGACGGGAAGGTGTGA